The Leclercia sp. S52 genome has a segment encoding these proteins:
- a CDS encoding aldehyde dehydrogenase family protein, with the protein MHHIEQIYINGEFVTPHGSERFDLYNPATARVIGQVRLADAVDAERAIAAAQAAFPGWSQTTKQERIAALQRMQAAVAARHDDLLAAVIEEYGAPASRSAWMASYPAEAIGQAIAALEAFEFVLTAGAARVEMTPLGVAGLITPWNSDAGFICGKLAAALAAGCTAVIKPSEMSALQTQIVTEALHAADLPPGVFNIVTGRGDTVGETISRHPHVAKISFTGSTQTGKAILRNAAENFTRVTLELGGKSPTIVLDDADIKQAVPLAVQAGLMNSGQACVAGTRILVPQSRKAEFEQALAQAIAAVKSGDPRDNATEVGPMVSEKQWQRVQGYIQRGLTEGARLLAGGEGRPEGTRDGWFVRPTLFTDVHNQMAIAREEIFGPVLCVIAYRDEAEAIAIANDTDYGLSALVLGGDAERARRVAEQIQSGRVLVNTLTHEPKAPFGGFKHSGVGREMGVWGISAFMEPKSILG; encoded by the coding sequence ATGCATCACATCGAACAGATCTATATCAACGGTGAATTTGTCACCCCACATGGCAGCGAGCGTTTTGATCTCTATAACCCGGCGACGGCCCGGGTAATAGGCCAGGTACGTCTGGCCGACGCGGTGGATGCCGAACGCGCGATTGCTGCCGCGCAAGCCGCTTTTCCGGGGTGGTCACAAACCACGAAGCAGGAACGTATTGCCGCGCTGCAGCGGATGCAGGCTGCGGTGGCGGCCCGTCACGACGATCTGCTGGCGGCGGTGATCGAGGAGTACGGCGCGCCCGCGTCGCGCTCGGCGTGGATGGCAAGCTATCCGGCGGAAGCGATCGGCCAGGCCATCGCGGCGCTGGAGGCGTTTGAATTTGTGCTCACTGCCGGGGCGGCACGGGTAGAGATGACCCCGCTGGGGGTTGCCGGGCTGATCACTCCATGGAACAGCGATGCGGGCTTTATCTGCGGCAAACTGGCGGCAGCGCTGGCCGCGGGCTGCACGGCGGTGATCAAGCCCAGCGAGATGAGCGCCCTGCAAACGCAGATCGTGACCGAGGCGTTACACGCCGCCGACCTGCCGCCGGGGGTGTTCAACATCGTCACCGGGCGCGGCGACACGGTGGGGGAGACCATCAGCCGTCACCCTCATGTTGCGAAAATCTCGTTTACCGGCTCAACGCAGACCGGCAAAGCGATCCTGCGCAACGCGGCGGAGAACTTTACCCGCGTCACCCTGGAGCTGGGCGGCAAATCCCCGACGATCGTTCTCGACGATGCCGATATCAAACAGGCCGTTCCGCTGGCGGTGCAGGCCGGGCTGATGAACAGCGGACAGGCGTGCGTGGCCGGGACGCGCATCCTGGTGCCGCAGTCGCGGAAAGCGGAATTCGAGCAGGCGCTGGCCCAAGCCATCGCGGCGGTGAAGTCCGGCGATCCGCGGGATAACGCCACCGAAGTCGGCCCGATGGTGAGCGAGAAACAGTGGCAGCGGGTGCAGGGGTATATCCAGCGAGGGCTGACAGAGGGAGCACGCCTGCTGGCTGGCGGAGAAGGGCGGCCGGAAGGCACCCGGGACGGCTGGTTTGTCCGCCCGACGCTGTTTACCGACGTGCATAATCAGATGGCTATCGCCCGGGAGGAGATCTTTGGCCCGGTGCTGTGCGTGATCGCCTACCGCGACGAGGCCGAAGCCATCGCCATTGCTAACGATACCGACTACGGCCTGAGCGCGCTGGTGCTGGGTGGTGATGCGGAACGGGCGCGGCGCGTGGCAGAGCAGATCCAGTCCGGTCGCGTGCTGGTCAACACCCTGACCCATGAGCCCAAAGCCCCTTTTGGCGGATTCAAACACTCCGGCGTGGGGCGCGAGATGGGCGTATGGGGGATAAGCGCGTTTATGGAGCCTAAGTCGATCCTCGGCTAA
- a CDS encoding GNAT family N-acetyltransferase translates to MFSQETHYDLTGFNCGEDTLNRFLCEHLARQHGGRLLRAYLLVTDDPTPKVLGYYTLSGSCFEKETLPSKTQQRKVPYVNVPSVTLGRLAVHQDLQGQGWGIMLVTHAMKVVWLASQAVGIHGMFVDALNDRAKDFYLKLGFIPLTGSNADALFYPTKSIEKLFVE, encoded by the coding sequence ATGTTTTCGCAAGAGACTCACTATGATTTAACAGGCTTCAACTGCGGGGAAGACACCCTCAACCGTTTTCTGTGTGAGCATCTTGCGCGCCAGCACGGTGGTCGTCTGTTACGCGCTTATCTTCTCGTTACTGACGATCCCACGCCAAAAGTGCTGGGCTACTATACGTTATCCGGAAGTTGCTTTGAGAAAGAGACCCTGCCCTCAAAAACGCAGCAGCGCAAAGTACCGTATGTCAATGTGCCCAGCGTCACACTCGGGCGCCTTGCGGTACACCAGGATCTGCAAGGTCAGGGCTGGGGGATAATGCTGGTGACCCATGCCATGAAAGTGGTCTGGCTGGCATCTCAGGCTGTGGGTATTCACGGCATGTTTGTGGATGCACTCAACGATAGGGCGAAAGATTTTTATCTGAAGCTCGGCTTTATTCCTTTGACGGGTAGCAACGCCGATGCTCTTTTTTATCCCACAAAATCCATTGAAAAGCTTTTTGTCGAGTAA
- a CDS encoding DUF1778 domain-containing protein, translating into MPALKKQRIDLRLTDEDKNLIEEAAAMTNQTITQFMVNSASERAAEVIEQHRRLILNEDSWDRVMDALDNPPEPDDRLKRAARRLQNME; encoded by the coding sequence ATGCCAGCCCTGAAAAAACAGCGCATCGACCTCAGGTTAACTGACGAAGACAAAAATCTGATCGAAGAAGCTGCGGCGATGACGAACCAGACAATCACCCAGTTTATGGTTAACAGTGCCTCTGAACGCGCTGCCGAAGTGATTGAGCAACATCGCCGGTTGATCCTTAATGAGGATTCATGGGATCGCGTTATGGATGCACTCGACAACCCGCCAGAGCCTGATGACAGGCTGAAACGCGCAGCAAGACGTCTGCAAAACATGGAGTAA
- a CDS encoding antibiotic biosynthesis monooxygenase, translated as MIAVLFEAEAQPAHQARYLQLAAELKPLLADIDGFIDIERFQSLTHDGKILSLSWWRDEEAIRSWKQNVFHQAAQAEGRAAIFACYRIRVAQVVREYASETGGHADV; from the coding sequence ATGATTGCAGTCCTGTTTGAAGCCGAAGCGCAACCCGCGCATCAGGCGCGTTACCTGCAGCTGGCCGCCGAGCTAAAACCGCTGCTGGCGGATATCGACGGCTTTATCGATATCGAACGTTTTCAGAGCCTGACCCACGACGGCAAAATCCTCTCCCTCTCCTGGTGGCGGGACGAAGAGGCTATCCGAAGCTGGAAGCAAAACGTCTTTCACCAGGCCGCACAGGCCGAAGGGCGGGCGGCGATCTTTGCCTGCTACCGCATTCGCGTGGCCCAGGTGGTGCGGGAATACGCCTCAGAAACCGGAGGGCATGCCGATGTATGA
- a CDS encoding winged helix-turn-helix domain-containing protein: protein MLKTSLPPDNSAALELAVAAVAAAMADPSRVKMLCALMDGRAWTATELSAVADVAPSTASGHLTRLLEGRLISCLSQGRHRYYRLAGHEVAELVEQMMGLSWGRITPPQTTAPESMRHARTCYDHLAGTVSVQMYDFMQAAGWLVADGSALTLSGREAFLSLGIVLNASTRRKACCACLDWSERRFHLGGEAGAALLVHMETKGWIQRVAGFREVSVTASGQRAIDRHFSR, encoded by the coding sequence ATGCTAAAGACCAGTTTACCTCCTGATAACAGCGCCGCGCTGGAGCTGGCCGTTGCTGCGGTTGCCGCGGCGATGGCCGACCCGTCACGGGTGAAAATGCTCTGTGCCCTGATGGACGGGCGGGCATGGACCGCTACCGAACTCAGCGCCGTGGCGGATGTAGCCCCCTCTACCGCCAGCGGGCATCTCACCCGACTGCTGGAGGGGCGGCTGATAAGCTGTCTTTCTCAGGGGCGGCATCGCTATTATCGCCTGGCGGGGCACGAGGTCGCCGAGCTGGTGGAGCAGATGATGGGGCTGTCGTGGGGGCGCATTACGCCGCCGCAGACCACGGCACCGGAATCGATGCGTCACGCCCGCACCTGCTACGATCATCTGGCAGGTACGGTCTCGGTGCAGATGTATGACTTTATGCAGGCGGCGGGCTGGCTGGTGGCGGATGGATCGGCTCTCACCCTGAGCGGGCGCGAGGCGTTTCTGTCCCTGGGGATCGTATTGAATGCCAGTACGCGGCGTAAAGCCTGCTGTGCCTGTCTGGACTGGAGCGAGCGCCGGTTCCATCTGGGCGGTGAGGCGGGGGCGGCGCTGCTGGTTCACATGGAAACCAAAGGCTGGATCCAGCGGGTAGCGGGGTTTCGCGAGGTGAGTGTGACCGCGTCAGGTCAGCGTGCCATCGATCGGCATTTCAGCCGCTGA
- a CDS encoding LuxR C-terminal-related transcriptional regulator: protein MIIALTSCRYFQQGFSMLVEQLMTDAPSFQRVLYLDDIKNATKDDLARTKAIVVDYGESDINVLNALLEVKNRYEQSYFIFITRDVCYESTIENILINTIADYTIDCKSAVRQLRACLAHFAREDQPVTIFKNVRWHQLEKQQPLTRMETMLLPYIVSGKKNKEITRYLDVTGKTVSHHRRNIYRKFAVTSLTGLYKKFDERV, encoded by the coding sequence ATGATTATTGCATTAACATCCTGTAGATATTTTCAGCAGGGCTTTTCCATGCTGGTCGAACAATTAATGACCGATGCGCCATCTTTTCAACGGGTGCTTTACCTCGATGATATAAAAAACGCGACAAAGGACGATCTGGCCCGCACCAAAGCCATTGTGGTGGATTATGGTGAGTCTGATATCAACGTTCTGAATGCCCTGCTGGAGGTCAAAAACCGTTACGAGCAGAGCTATTTTATTTTTATTACCCGGGATGTGTGCTACGAAAGCACGATTGAAAATATTCTCATCAATACTATCGCGGATTACACCATCGACTGTAAAAGCGCCGTACGCCAGTTACGCGCATGCCTTGCCCATTTTGCGCGGGAGGATCAGCCGGTCACTATTTTTAAAAATGTTCGTTGGCATCAACTTGAAAAACAACAGCCTTTAACCCGAATGGAGACCATGCTGCTGCCCTATATCGTGTCAGGGAAAAAGAATAAAGAGATTACGCGCTACCTGGACGTGACCGGAAAAACCGTCAGCCATCATCGGCGCAATATTTATCGCAAGTTTGCCGTCACCAGTCTGACCGGGTTGTATAAAAAATTTGATGAACGTGTTTGA
- a CDS encoding MarR family transcriptional regulator, whose amino-acid sequence MREEDLFCRRPMGMRMAMIVRQWRAVIDDAILETGLTQSSWTVMMQLKQLGDNVSVSELAEVQGIELPPLMRTLSQLEKQGYLLRTTSPYDKRIRLLTLTPQGNAVLKTLTRVIETFQERVSQNIAPEHLEIFSATLNQIACNLRTIREEDNKTE is encoded by the coding sequence ATGCGTGAAGAAGATCTGTTCTGCCGCCGGCCGATGGGCATGCGGATGGCAATGATTGTGCGTCAGTGGCGCGCGGTGATTGACGACGCCATTCTCGAGACCGGGTTAACCCAGTCGAGCTGGACGGTGATGATGCAGCTGAAACAGTTGGGGGATAACGTCTCGGTAAGCGAACTGGCGGAGGTGCAGGGCATTGAACTGCCGCCGCTGATGCGCACCCTTTCACAGCTGGAAAAGCAGGGCTATCTGCTGCGCACCACATCGCCTTACGACAAGCGCATCCGGCTGCTGACGCTCACACCCCAAGGGAACGCGGTGCTGAAAACGCTGACCCGGGTAATCGAAACGTTCCAGGAACGGGTATCGCAGAATATTGCCCCGGAGCATCTCGAGATTTTCAGCGCCACACTCAATCAAATCGCCTGCAATTTGCGGACAATCCGCGAAGAAGATAACAAGACCGAATAA
- a CDS encoding HlyD family secretion protein, with protein sequence MMTPEQKFARWVRVSIASFLLMFVYFIVADIWIPLTPDATVMRVVTPVSARVSGYVAAVHVHNNSQVKKGDLLFELDPTPFRNKVEAAEIALQQARLANQQLDAQIVAAQASLKTAQLTARNDKVTFERYQKLSTLQNVSQADLDKVRTTWQSSEQSVANLQASIHQLGIERGERDEQHNVTLQKYRNALDEAQLNLGWTKIYAEADGTVSNVQLSPGFYAASGSAALALVNNQSDIVADFREKSLRHTHQDTDAAVVFDAFPGRVFRAHVTSSDAGILAGQEAVNGQLSEPETSNRWVRDAQRMRIHVALDEALPKHLPTGARATVQLYNSEGPFARFFSGMQIHLVSLLHYVY encoded by the coding sequence ATCATGACGCCTGAACAAAAGTTTGCCCGCTGGGTAAGGGTGAGTATTGCCTCTTTCCTGCTGATGTTTGTCTATTTTATTGTCGCGGATATCTGGATCCCGCTGACGCCGGACGCTACGGTAATGCGCGTGGTCACGCCGGTGTCGGCACGCGTCTCCGGCTATGTGGCGGCGGTGCATGTCCACAATAACAGCCAGGTGAAGAAGGGCGATCTGCTGTTTGAGCTCGACCCGACGCCGTTCCGCAATAAGGTCGAGGCCGCAGAGATCGCCCTGCAGCAGGCGCGTCTCGCCAACCAGCAGCTGGATGCGCAGATCGTGGCGGCCCAGGCCAGCCTGAAAACCGCCCAGCTCACCGCCCGCAACGACAAAGTGACCTTTGAGCGTTATCAGAAACTCAGCACCCTGCAGAACGTCTCGCAGGCGGATCTGGATAAGGTCCGCACCACCTGGCAGAGCAGTGAACAGTCGGTGGCGAATCTACAGGCCAGCATCCATCAGCTGGGCATTGAGCGCGGCGAGCGCGATGAACAGCATAACGTGACGCTGCAAAAATACCGCAACGCGCTGGACGAGGCTCAACTCAATCTCGGCTGGACGAAGATCTACGCCGAGGCCGACGGTACGGTCAGCAACGTCCAGCTGAGCCCCGGCTTTTATGCCGCCTCAGGCTCAGCGGCGCTGGCGCTAGTGAACAACCAGAGCGATATCGTCGCCGATTTCCGCGAGAAGAGCCTGCGCCATACCCACCAGGACACCGACGCCGCGGTGGTGTTTGACGCCTTCCCGGGCCGCGTGTTCCGCGCCCACGTCACCAGCAGCGATGCCGGTATTTTAGCGGGACAGGAGGCGGTCAACGGCCAGCTGTCGGAGCCGGAGACCTCCAACCGCTGGGTGCGTGACGCGCAGCGCATGCGTATCCACGTGGCGCTGGACGAGGCCCTGCCGAAGCATCTGCCGACCGGGGCGCGCGCCACCGTGCAGCTCTATAACAGCGAAGGTCCGTTTGCCCGCTTCTTCTCCGGGATGCAGATCCACCTCGTCAGCCTGCTGCACTATGTCTATTAA
- a CDS encoding DUF2955 domain-containing protein, which produces MSINTLARVFTPHGNIVYTANDFRQTLRIVFAGMIALSVSSFYNTSYGVFFVIYPIMLLSLVPVFNRHVAKQFVFSSALNCIEMVFIIGYLAQWPAIMTLVVFGLYVMRFRFMSQGPLFLFGSMGVVCQSTMLNFMSYPTTNWHTLLFSNLEASVMAVCLSALMHFLLPDVEPRTPPPRLEKDAARVRHESLLSGTVATMIFVVFQVSDLSDSLSALMAGVLILFPMHYRGAVMSSLWRVVGVVLGCLYILVVQLVLYDHSSHMLLMMPLIGLGLAFGARLHVMEKVGAGVGFASITTIGIMFGQNMHPDGDLVFSDLYRIVSVTVALVATLTMVFLMHLILNCFAPTRYVIRNP; this is translated from the coding sequence ATGTCTATTAACACCCTGGCGCGGGTCTTTACCCCGCACGGCAATATCGTCTACACCGCCAACGACTTTCGCCAGACGTTGCGCATCGTCTTTGCCGGGATGATTGCCCTCAGCGTGTCGAGCTTTTACAACACCAGCTACGGCGTCTTCTTCGTGATCTATCCGATCATGCTCCTGTCGCTGGTGCCGGTGTTTAACCGCCACGTCGCCAAACAGTTCGTGTTCAGCTCTGCGCTGAACTGTATCGAAATGGTGTTCATTATCGGCTATCTGGCGCAGTGGCCGGCGATCATGACCCTGGTGGTGTTTGGCCTCTACGTGATGCGTTTTCGCTTTATGAGCCAGGGGCCGCTGTTTCTGTTTGGCTCGATGGGGGTGGTGTGCCAGAGCACCATGCTCAACTTTATGAGCTACCCGACCACCAACTGGCACACGCTGCTGTTCTCCAACCTCGAAGCCAGCGTGATGGCGGTGTGCCTGAGCGCGCTGATGCACTTCCTGCTGCCGGATGTCGAACCGCGCACGCCGCCGCCGCGGCTGGAGAAAGATGCCGCCCGGGTGCGCCATGAGTCGCTGCTCTCCGGTACCGTGGCGACCATGATTTTTGTGGTGTTCCAGGTAAGCGATCTTAGCGACTCCCTGTCGGCGCTGATGGCGGGGGTGCTGATCCTCTTCCCGATGCACTACCGCGGGGCGGTGATGAGCTCCCTGTGGCGCGTGGTCGGAGTGGTGCTCGGCTGCCTCTACATTCTGGTGGTGCAGCTGGTGCTGTACGATCACAGTAGTCACATGCTGCTGATGATGCCGCTGATCGGCCTCGGGCTGGCGTTTGGCGCGCGGCTGCACGTGATGGAGAAGGTGGGGGCCGGGGTCGGTTTTGCCAGCATTACCACCATCGGGATCATGTTCGGCCAGAACATGCACCCGGACGGCGACCTGGTGTTCAGCGATCTCTACCGCATCGTCTCGGTGACGGTAGCGCTGGTGGCGACCCTGACCATGGTGTTCCTTATGCACCTGATCCTGAACTGCTTTGCCCCGACGCGCTACGTGATCCGCAATCCGTAA
- a CDS encoding LysE family translocator, with the protein MELLTPLFPPAFLALALAHFVALLSPGPDFFLLLGFAARHRLRGSAGLCVGIALGNGLYILLVILGWSALRQFTLLFNVIELLGALYLLWIGWQLAQSRARTLALDNPEPERPSWSRQLLLGLGSAVLNPKNALFYLALMTALLGPNVTLLQQSVSGIWMVTVVLVWDLAVVSFIALPTVQRRLSNNIWKIERVAGVVLMVFGAGILWRFFTSL; encoded by the coding sequence ATGGAACTGCTTACCCCTCTCTTTCCGCCCGCTTTTTTGGCCCTCGCGCTGGCACATTTTGTTGCCCTGCTCAGCCCCGGCCCGGATTTCTTTTTGCTGTTGGGCTTCGCCGCCCGCCATCGCCTGCGCGGCAGCGCCGGGCTGTGCGTGGGGATCGCCTTGGGCAACGGGCTCTATATCCTGCTGGTGATACTGGGCTGGAGCGCGCTGCGTCAGTTCACGCTGTTGTTCAATGTTATCGAGCTGCTGGGCGCGCTGTATCTGCTGTGGATCGGCTGGCAGCTGGCGCAAAGCCGCGCCCGCACGCTGGCACTGGATAACCCGGAGCCGGAGCGCCCCTCCTGGTCCAGGCAACTCCTGCTCGGGCTGGGATCGGCGGTGCTGAATCCGAAAAACGCGCTTTTTTATCTGGCGCTGATGACAGCGCTGCTCGGCCCGAACGTCACCCTGCTGCAGCAGTCGGTCAGCGGGATCTGGATGGTCACGGTAGTGCTGGTGTGGGATCTGGCGGTGGTGTCGTTTATTGCCCTGCCCACCGTCCAACGGCGGCTCAGCAACAACATCTGGAAAATTGAGCGCGTGGCGGGAGTGGTGCTGATGGTGTTTGGTGCAGGGATCCTGTGGCGATTTTTCACCTCACTCTGA
- a CDS encoding AraC family transcriptional regulator — translation MTHTRHVNQTFRRQPGVELRSTWQSTQAYKRHSHGQLSIGAILEGQTCCTCNGEPFTLYPGDLIVIPAHLPHSCNPVAGQSRSYHMLYLETDLQPAMQVIRNEVLFRQYLTVVETLSATAIDALLFLIAAEPTSPVPLRPTSLALQQALRHSLQTPPSLDVLARRFSLRKETLIRTFKQDTGLTPGTFLNISRIEFAKARLRAGDDIADVSYQSGFADQSHFHKTFVSYTAATPRQYATGRSISDNN, via the coding sequence ATGACCCACACGCGCCACGTCAATCAGACCTTCCGCCGCCAGCCCGGCGTTGAGCTGCGCAGCACCTGGCAAAGCACCCAGGCCTATAAGCGTCACAGCCACGGGCAGCTTTCCATTGGTGCCATCCTCGAGGGGCAAACCTGCTGCACCTGCAACGGCGAGCCGTTCACCCTTTATCCTGGCGATCTGATCGTCATCCCCGCGCATCTGCCGCACAGCTGTAATCCGGTCGCAGGGCAGTCGCGCAGCTACCATATGCTGTATCTGGAGACCGACCTTCAGCCCGCCATGCAGGTGATCCGCAATGAGGTACTGTTCCGCCAGTATCTGACGGTCGTTGAGACACTCTCGGCGACGGCCATCGACGCGCTTCTCTTCCTGATTGCCGCTGAGCCAACGTCGCCCGTTCCCCTGCGTCCCACCAGCCTTGCGCTTCAGCAGGCACTTCGCCACAGCCTGCAAACGCCGCCGTCTCTGGACGTCTTAGCCCGGCGCTTCTCGCTGCGCAAAGAGACGCTTATCAGAACCTTTAAGCAGGATACGGGCCTGACGCCCGGCACTTTCCTGAACATTTCCCGGATAGAGTTCGCCAAAGCGCGCCTGCGCGCCGGAGATGACATTGCCGACGTCAGCTACCAGAGCGGCTTTGCCGATCAGAGCCACTTCCATAAAACCTTTGTCAGCTACACAGCCGCCACGCCGCGCCAGTACGCCACCGGACGATCAATATCTGACAATAATTAG
- a CDS encoding NAD-dependent succinate-semialdehyde dehydrogenase: MAYKTVNPANNKLIKEYPSHTDADVEAALNTADALYHSDWSKGSMDKRLAVLHKLADLIDSRTEELAKIASVEMGKLIAQSRGEVKLCAQIARYYADNAKQFLAPVKYPSEMGEAWVEHHPIGVVMAVEPWNFPYYQLMRVLAPNLAAGNPVIAKHASIVPHCAETFAHLVREAGAPDGAWTNLFISSDQVANIIADDRVQGAALTGSEKAGSVVAAQAAKHIKKSTLELGGNDVFVVLDDADLEKAVKIGVNARLANAGQVCTAAKRFIVHEKVAGQFLEKYTEAFRAIKIGDPLDESTRLGPLSSKEALETLTKQVDEAVKNGATLHYGGKPVQREGSFFEPTILTNISRDNPAYFEEFFGPVAQIYVVKNDDEAVKLANDSHYGLGGAVFSKDIERAKKMASKIETGMVWINWLTDTAPELPFGGVKRSGYGRELSDLGIKEFVNQKLVVIRR, encoded by the coding sequence ATGGCCTATAAGACAGTGAATCCTGCCAACAACAAACTCATCAAAGAATATCCTTCTCATACCGATGCTGATGTCGAGGCGGCGCTGAACACCGCCGATGCGCTCTACCACTCCGACTGGTCGAAGGGCAGCATGGATAAACGCCTGGCGGTGCTGCATAAGCTGGCGGATCTGATTGATTCCCGTACCGAAGAGCTGGCGAAAATTGCCAGCGTGGAGATGGGTAAACTCATTGCCCAGAGCCGCGGCGAGGTGAAACTCTGCGCGCAGATCGCCCGCTATTACGCGGATAACGCCAAACAATTCCTCGCCCCGGTGAAGTACCCGTCTGAGATGGGCGAGGCGTGGGTGGAGCACCATCCGATCGGCGTGGTGATGGCCGTGGAGCCGTGGAACTTCCCTTACTACCAGCTGATGCGCGTGCTGGCCCCGAACCTGGCGGCAGGTAACCCGGTGATTGCCAAACATGCCAGCATCGTGCCGCACTGTGCGGAGACCTTCGCCCATCTGGTGCGCGAAGCCGGTGCCCCGGACGGAGCCTGGACTAACCTGTTTATCTCTTCCGATCAGGTGGCAAATATCATCGCCGACGATCGCGTGCAGGGTGCTGCGCTGACCGGGTCCGAGAAGGCCGGTAGCGTGGTGGCTGCCCAGGCGGCGAAGCACATCAAGAAATCGACCCTCGAACTGGGCGGCAACGACGTGTTCGTGGTGCTGGACGATGCGGACCTTGAGAAGGCGGTGAAGATCGGCGTCAACGCGCGTCTCGCCAATGCCGGACAGGTCTGTACCGCCGCCAAGCGCTTTATCGTGCATGAGAAGGTGGCCGGGCAGTTCCTGGAGAAATACACCGAGGCATTCCGCGCGATTAAAATCGGCGATCCGCTGGACGAAAGCACCCGGCTTGGGCCGCTCTCCTCAAAAGAGGCGCTGGAGACCCTGACGAAACAGGTAGATGAGGCGGTGAAGAACGGCGCGACGCTGCATTACGGCGGCAAACCGGTCCAGCGCGAAGGTAGCTTCTTTGAGCCGACCATTCTGACCAACATCAGCCGCGATAACCCCGCGTATTTCGAAGAGTTCTTCGGCCCGGTGGCGCAGATCTATGTGGTGAAAAACGATGATGAGGCGGTGAAGCTTGCCAACGACTCGCACTACGGTCTGGGCGGCGCGGTGTTCAGTAAAGATATCGAACGCGCTAAAAAGATGGCTTCGAAAATCGAAACCGGGATGGTGTGGATCAACTGGCTTACCGATACCGCGCCGGAGCTGCCGTTTGGCGGCGTGAAACGTTCCGGTTACGGGCGCGAGCTGTCGGATCTGGGGATTAAAGAGTTTGTGAACCAGAAGCTGGTGGTTATTCGCCGCTAG
- a CDS encoding YfaZ family outer membrane protein has product MKKLNILLLSALTAVSGSALAMGGSIEQGKNFTNLNVEMGKSSSGLYTEGNWLKNTDDGTQTGGVGAGYNFEVGPVMLNAGAKAIYIGPKKGDNGVAFPVGGGVNVALTDSINVFGEGYVAPDGLNNSVKNYVEANGGVSWTPIKPVTLKVGYRHVSVDGKDGRPNHTLIDGAYVGGGVSF; this is encoded by the coding sequence ATGAAAAAGCTTAATATCCTTCTCCTTTCCGCTCTGACTGCTGTATCGGGCTCCGCACTGGCTATGGGCGGCAGCATTGAACAGGGTAAGAACTTCACCAACCTGAATGTGGAAATGGGTAAATCCTCCTCCGGTTTATATACCGAAGGAAACTGGCTCAAAAATACCGACGACGGTACCCAGACCGGTGGCGTTGGCGCAGGCTACAACTTTGAAGTGGGCCCGGTGATGCTGAATGCAGGTGCGAAAGCGATCTACATCGGCCCGAAAAAAGGCGATAACGGCGTGGCATTCCCGGTTGGCGGCGGTGTGAACGTTGCGCTGACGGACAGCATTAACGTGTTCGGTGAAGGTTACGTGGCTCCGGATGGCCTGAACAACAGCGTTAAAAACTACGTTGAAGCTAACGGCGGCGTAAGCTGGACCCCAATCAAACCGGTTACGCTGAAAGTGGGTTACCGCCACGTGAGCGTTGATGGCAAAGACGGCCGTCCAAACCACACTCTGATTGACGGCGCCTATGTTGGCGGCGGCGTGAGCTTCTAA